In Candidatus Desulforudis audaxviator MP104C, a genomic segment contains:
- a CDS encoding amphi-Trp domain-containing protein: MGSPKEVLFESEERKSLSEIAAFLRAAADGLERGVLILAQGERRVEVGPPGEVMLEIEYEVEDDEHELEIEIKWRAQAAPAAEDEEPAQSG; encoded by the coding sequence ATGGGATCGCCGAAAGAGGTGCTGTTCGAGAGCGAGGAACGTAAGAGTCTATCTGAGATTGCCGCTTTTTTGCGCGCGGCGGCCGATGGCCTGGAGCGGGGGGTCTTGATCCTGGCACAGGGCGAGCGCCGGGTGGAGGTCGGCCCGCCGGGGGAGGTGATGCTCGAGATTGAGTACGAGGTCGAAGACGATGAGCACGAACTGGAAATAGAGATCAAGTGGCGGGCCCAGGCCGCACCGGCCGCAGAGGATGAGGAACCCGCTCA